In Nicotiana tabacum cultivar K326 chromosome 17, ASM71507v2, whole genome shotgun sequence, one DNA window encodes the following:
- the LOC107826223 gene encoding uncharacterized protein LOC107826223 isoform X2, translating into MGFHAHIFDANEPQLEVLDIMKCHSHLLISIPPVLRVGDPMLQHKELLKERLKDGNLQWLGYLSSTSVYGNSGGAWVDEEFPPRPITESAKARMAAEEGWLHLACDVGVTAQIFRLGGIYGPGRSAIDTILKQEPLSKGQKMRFSRHYTSRIHAADICQALKASIQRPSPGKIYNVVDDDPAPREQVFTFARNLVEKKWPGHLTSNKSSEDATSLNPQGASRVEKRVSNKRIKSELGVRLLYPSYKSGLRSIIELMEKPFRQS; encoded by the exons ATGGGGTTCCATGCTCATATATTTGACGCCAATGAACCACA ACTTGAggtccttgatatcatgaaatgCCACTCACACCTTCTTATCTCCATCCCTCCAGTTTTGCGTGTTGGTGATCCG ATGCTTCAGCATAAAGAGCTGCTAAAAGAAAGACTGAAGGATGGTAACCTCCAGTGGCTTGGTTACTTGTCATCAACGA GTGTTTATGGCAACTCTGGTGGTGCATGGGTTGATGAAGA GTTTCCACCAAGGCCGATAACTGAATCGGCAAAAGCAAGGATGGCTGCTGAGGAAGGGTGGTTACATCTGGCTTGTGATGTGGGAGTCACTGCCCAAATATTTCGACTGGGTGGTATATACGGTCCTGGTAGAAG TGCTATTGACACCATTCTCAAGCAGGAGCCTCTGTCAAAAGGTCAGAAGATGAGATTTTCTAGGCATTATACATCACGTATTCACGCTGCTGACATCTGCCAGGCACTTAAGGCGAGCATTCAGAGGCCATCTCCTGG GAAGATATACAACGTAGTTGATGATGACCCTGCTCCTAGAGAGCAGGTATTTACGTTTGCTAGGAACTTGGTTGAGAAGAAATGGCCAGGCCACTTAACTTCAAACAAGTCTTCTGAAGACGCAACGTCTCTAAATCCACAGGGAGCTTCAAGGGTAGAGAAGCGAGTCTCCAATAAACGCATTAAATCGGAACTGGGAGTGAGACTGCTTTACCCTTCGTATAAATCTGGATTGCGGAGCATCATTGAGCTCATGGAGAAACCATTTCGCCAAAGTTGA
- the LOC107826223 gene encoding uncharacterized protein LOC107826223 isoform X1, producing the protein MDICRLPSQPALIHLRQGQTAEVSSIKTPSFCPISRCSLRYESSTKKSDSKHGMFILGMGFVGQFLAADLKTGGWEVTGSCTTTARKQKLEEMGFHAHIFDANEPQLEVLDIMKCHSHLLISIPPVLRVGDPMLQHKELLKERLKDGNLQWLGYLSSTSVYGNSGGAWVDEEFPPRPITESAKARMAAEEGWLHLACDVGVTAQIFRLGGIYGPGRSAIDTILKQEPLSKGQKMRFSRHYTSRIHAADICQALKASIQRPSPGKIYNVVDDDPAPREQVFTFARNLVEKKWPGHLTSNKSSEDATSLNPQGASRVEKRVSNKRIKSELGVRLLYPSYKSGLRSIIELMEKPFRQS; encoded by the exons ATGGACATTTGCCGGCTACCAAGCCAGCCGGCGTTAATTCATCTCCGGCAGGGTCAAACTGCCGAAGTGTCCTCTATTAAAACGCCATCGTTTTGCCCCATTAGCAGGTGCAGTCTACGTTACGAATCGAGCACTAAAAAGTCAGATTCCAAACATGGAATGTTCATCCTGGGGATGGGTTTCGTAGGACAATTCTTGGCTGCAGATTTGAAGACCGGCGGATG GGAAGTTACTGGAAGTTGTACTACTACTGCCCGGAAACAGAAATTAGAGGAAATGGGGTTCCATGCTCATATATTTGACGCCAATGAACCACA ACTTGAggtccttgatatcatgaaatgCCACTCACACCTTCTTATCTCCATCCCTCCAGTTTTGCGTGTTGGTGATCCG ATGCTTCAGCATAAAGAGCTGCTAAAAGAAAGACTGAAGGATGGTAACCTCCAGTGGCTTGGTTACTTGTCATCAACGA GTGTTTATGGCAACTCTGGTGGTGCATGGGTTGATGAAGA GTTTCCACCAAGGCCGATAACTGAATCGGCAAAAGCAAGGATGGCTGCTGAGGAAGGGTGGTTACATCTGGCTTGTGATGTGGGAGTCACTGCCCAAATATTTCGACTGGGTGGTATATACGGTCCTGGTAGAAG TGCTATTGACACCATTCTCAAGCAGGAGCCTCTGTCAAAAGGTCAGAAGATGAGATTTTCTAGGCATTATACATCACGTATTCACGCTGCTGACATCTGCCAGGCACTTAAGGCGAGCATTCAGAGGCCATCTCCTGG GAAGATATACAACGTAGTTGATGATGACCCTGCTCCTAGAGAGCAGGTATTTACGTTTGCTAGGAACTTGGTTGAGAAGAAATGGCCAGGCCACTTAACTTCAAACAAGTCTTCTGAAGACGCAACGTCTCTAAATCCACAGGGAGCTTCAAGGGTAGAGAAGCGAGTCTCCAATAAACGCATTAAATCGGAACTGGGAGTGAGACTGCTTTACCCTTCGTATAAATCTGGATTGCGGAGCATCATTGAGCTCATGGAGAAACCATTTCGCCAAAGTTGA